Proteins encoded by one window of Chryseobacterium sp. POL2:
- a CDS encoding helix-turn-helix domain-containing protein: protein MIRFVLVFLLLCIGSDIYGQVHNGTYAEIERLYESKKENDESALPYIERLLYLAKRDYDYKRVVYGYEDAIFYTGRVERKLAFADSAVAAALLSHKNDLIAKSYLGKGIVHYFNQRNYKEALSNYLSAGHYLKDSKDLYLQNKLRYHIGVVKSYLGYYDDAAKALEKTASFFSKEMSQAKHQTAYYNFSRGYLNSSHQLLIIYRMRKEWTRVDSLFGKVDGLVLRSGHGYAQEKAYLLKEKAIRKYYQKDYTTCIEELKMSYNQLKTFKDVAADALIYLYLAKSYHKKSLADSSVCYAQKVDSIFNQHLYVIPEIRSNYELLIAEAVERGDKKSCKYYTAQLVKADSLIVSDFPQLATAINHHYYPQLANGIHVETHRFFPYYIFAFVIVVGVFVFVLFFVRMRNTKQTVVQAMPIEKEVLVNLSRKYDYSEEVVSTILAGLTSFEKSKAFLDPKLNLSRLAKRIKTNNTHLSYVLNEHKKLCFYDYIKQLRIGYITRLLETEPKYLNYTIEALAQECGIANRQTFSKQFYEINGIRPIDFIKKRREVM from the coding sequence ATGATTAGATTTGTTTTAGTTTTTCTGTTATTATGTATTGGAAGCGATATATATGGGCAAGTCCATAATGGGACTTACGCAGAAATTGAGCGGTTGTATGAATCTAAAAAAGAAAATGATGAAAGTGCACTGCCCTATATAGAACGACTACTTTATCTTGCTAAAAGAGATTATGACTACAAACGCGTTGTATATGGGTATGAAGATGCCATTTTTTATACGGGGCGTGTTGAGCGGAAGTTGGCCTTTGCTGACAGTGCAGTTGCTGCGGCTCTGCTGTCGCATAAAAATGATCTTATTGCTAAGTCTTATTTAGGGAAAGGCATTGTTCATTATTTTAATCAACGTAATTATAAAGAGGCTTTGTCCAACTATTTGTCTGCTGGACATTATCTGAAAGACTCCAAGGATCTTTATCTTCAAAATAAATTGCGGTATCATATCGGTGTGGTGAAAAGTTATTTGGGTTATTATGATGATGCAGCGAAGGCTTTAGAAAAGACGGCGTCTTTTTTTTCTAAAGAAATGTCGCAAGCCAAACATCAAACAGCGTATTATAATTTTAGCCGAGGTTATCTTAATAGTAGTCATCAGTTGTTGATTATTTATCGCATGAGGAAAGAATGGACGCGTGTAGATAGTCTGTTTGGAAAGGTTGATGGTCTTGTGTTAAGAAGTGGACATGGGTATGCACAAGAAAAGGCTTATCTTCTAAAAGAAAAGGCTATCCGTAAGTACTATCAAAAGGATTACACGACATGTATTGAAGAACTGAAAATGTCCTATAATCAGCTAAAAACTTTTAAAGATGTTGCTGCCGATGCATTGATCTACTTGTACCTTGCTAAATCTTATCATAAGAAAAGTTTGGCGGATTCTTCTGTTTGCTATGCGCAGAAAGTTGATAGTATATTTAACCAGCATTTATACGTTATACCTGAGATACGCAGCAATTACGAGTTGCTGATAGCGGAGGCTGTAGAGCGGGGTGATAAAAAGTCCTGTAAATATTATACTGCACAATTGGTGAAGGCGGACAGTCTTATCGTATCTGATTTTCCACAGTTGGCGACTGCTATTAATCATCATTATTATCCACAGCTAGCCAATGGGATACATGTAGAAACTCATCGTTTTTTTCCATATTATATTTTTGCTTTTGTTATTGTGGTTGGTGTTTTCGTTTTCGTTCTCTTTTTCGTGCGAATGCGAAACACTAAACAGACTGTTGTGCAGGCGATGCCTATTGAAAAAGAAGTTCTTGTTAATCTGAGCAGGAAGTATGATTATTCTGAGGAAGTTGTAAGCACTATTCTTGCAGGTTTGACATCTTTTGAAAAGAGTAAGGCTTTCTTAGATCCCAAGTTGAACTTATCTCGTCTTGCCAAGCGTATCAAAACTAATAATACGCATCTTTCGTATGTCCTAAATGAGCACAAAAAGTTGTGTTTTTATGATTATATCAAGCAGCTAAGGATAGGTTACATCACAAGATTGTTAGAAACCGAACCGAAATATCTTAATTATACCATAGAGGCTTTGGCACAGGAATGTGGCATAGCCAACCGCCAAACTTTTTCCAAGCAGTTTTATGAAATCAATGGGATAAGACCTATTGATTTTATTAAGAAAAGAAGGGAAGTCATGTAG
- a CDS encoding DUF6520 family protein, whose product MKRFIIPAVVLLIGTTAALASQASKKSPKAIVDAYVVDSTTGKCIKTSQRCSTDPGPVCTWSQDSSKHLFALDESEATMCGQELSEP is encoded by the coding sequence ATGAAGCGATTTATTATTCCAGCAGTTGTTTTATTAATTGGAACAACCGCTGCATTGGCAAGTCAAGCATCTAAGAAAAGTCCAAAAGCGATTGTAGATGCTTATGTAGTTGATTCCACAACTGGCAAATGTATAAAAACAAGCCAGCGTTGTAGTACTGATCCTGGGCCTGTATGTACATGGAGCCAAGACAGTAGCAAACATTTATTTGCTCTTGACGAATCCGAAGCTACAATGTGTGGCCAAGAATTATCTGAACCCTAA
- a CDS encoding MauE/DoxX family redox-associated membrane protein, whose protein sequence is MRNFKQTIINITTSFLMLLFCYAAISKILDFENFQVQIAQSPLLSAYAGFVSYSVIIAELLIVALLMIPKARPAGLYASFGLMLAFTVYIYLILNYSDFVPCSCGGILEKMGWTEHLIFNTACVLLTLYAIMAQHKLKIEKSQIDEIKERRMLKRSRIWLATKLSIVTLLSSTLVISMFFSSEYIIKKENNFTRRFIPHGAILNTTYNLKIDSYYIIGIFKDNVILGNITTPLVLYTLNTKTTKIKKLIIKPDYINLPFKKLQLSTNPPFYYLYDGTIPIIYRGNLGESKVNTISYKNGYFNQLINIDSLNFVLRTQSRQNQAYTLATLHIDSLPQIELKSNILEKQSDGVFDVDGNILIDNRNKKIVYVYYYRNNFLVTDKNLQNIQRYNTISISTITTVKSKKLSNGLSKMVSPPPKVNGKSSVNNGTICIQSYLRGRHESKKQWANSFVIDFYSILQQEYLGSIYIAKPTKNSTIKSIQLQNKYLYIIVDRQLFRYHFVDRMIKKINKGEAENLTKSRQN, encoded by the coding sequence ATGAGAAACTTTAAACAAACCATTATCAACATAACGACTTCATTCCTGATGCTCTTGTTTTGTTATGCTGCAATAAGCAAAATTCTGGATTTTGAAAACTTTCAGGTTCAAATTGCACAATCACCATTGCTTAGTGCCTATGCTGGTTTTGTATCATATTCGGTAATAATTGCAGAACTACTAATTGTTGCTCTTTTAATGATTCCAAAAGCAAGACCAGCTGGGCTTTATGCATCATTTGGATTAATGCTAGCCTTTACTGTGTACATATACCTTATTCTCAACTATAGCGATTTTGTACCCTGCTCTTGTGGTGGCATTCTCGAAAAAATGGGATGGACAGAGCACCTCATCTTTAATACAGCCTGTGTACTACTTACTCTTTATGCTATTATGGCCCAACATAAGCTCAAAATCGAAAAATCACAAATAGATGAAATAAAAGAGCGACGAATGTTAAAAAGAAGCAGAATATGGCTAGCTACTAAGCTTAGTATAGTCACCTTGCTATCATCAACACTAGTCATCAGCATGTTCTTTTCATCCGAATACATTATTAAAAAGGAAAACAATTTTACGCGAAGATTTATACCTCATGGAGCTATACTCAATACAACTTATAATCTAAAAATTGATTCTTACTACATAATTGGTATATTTAAAGATAACGTAATTCTAGGCAATATCACAACACCTCTTGTGCTATATACATTAAATACCAAAACGACTAAAATAAAAAAACTAATTATAAAGCCTGACTACATAAATCTTCCCTTTAAAAAGTTACAATTATCTACAAATCCTCCTTTTTACTATTTATATGATGGCACAATACCTATAATATATCGTGGAAATCTGGGAGAATCAAAAGTTAATACTATCAGTTATAAAAATGGATATTTTAATCAATTAATTAACATAGACAGTCTAAATTTTGTTTTAAGAACCCAGAGCAGGCAGAACCAAGCTTACACCCTTGCTACTTTGCACATAGATTCATTACCTCAAATAGAACTTAAATCAAATATTTTAGAAAAACAAAGTGATGGCGTTTTTGATGTGGACGGGAATATTTTGATTGACAATAGAAATAAAAAAATAGTTTATGTATACTATTACAGAAATAATTTTCTTGTAACTGATAAAAATCTACAGAATATACAAAGATATAATACCATAAGCATTAGTACAATAACAACAGTAAAAAGTAAAAAACTAAGCAATGGCTTATCTAAAATGGTTAGTCCACCACCGAAAGTTAATGGAAAAAGCTCAGTTAATAATGGAACAATATGCATACAATCATACTTAAGAGGCCGACATGAATCGAAGAAGCAATGGGCTAATTCTTTTGTAATTGATTTCTACTCTATCCTACAACAAGAATACCTTGGCAGTATCTATATTGCCAAACCCACTAAAAACAGTACCATAAAAAGTATACAATTACAAAATAAGTATTTGTACATCATAGTAGATCGACAGTTGTTCCGCTATCATTTTGTCGATCGCATGATAAAAAAAATAAATAAAGGGGAAGCCGAAAACCTTACAAAGAGTAGGCAAAACTAA
- a CDS encoding SusC/RagA family TonB-linked outer membrane protein, translated as MAFGQMRSISGSVMDRDRPLSGVTVRQKGTELIAVTDKEGRFQIEVNGSDAVLEFEHPDYEQVSERIGQENRIKVLLSKAINKIEEVLINAGYYTVKDKERTGSIAKVTAKDIENQPVTNVLSAIQGRASGVNIVQSSGVPGSNFDVQIRGQNSLRTLSNSGINGSAPLYVVDGVPLGSDTSTLSTASLLPTKSINPLNTINPDDIASIEILKDADATAIYGSRGANGVVLITTKKGRSGSPRLVVNTSYGFSQSLSNLNMMNTEQYLKVRRKAFANDGISTYPTTAYDINGIWDPKRYTDWKKTLIGHTADYTDTRFSLSGGSEQLTFLVSGSNNVQHTVFGKDFKYVDNNISSSLAYKSADGKLVLNLSNRYSNQQNNIPQSDITTQAYFLSPNAPALYHQNGSLNWENNTFSNPIAAYEATYSYNNRQFLNSFNVGYEPVKNLKLKLNGGYNYTVFQELLLKPNTMYNPSIALGQSSANSSASKRNQNKNSFIVEPQVEWLFAKNNHKVDVLVGGSLQKDSNSQGSISGLGFESNAFITNIGAATTKNIQDQITVDYKYAAVFSRFNYHYKDRYFLNVTARRDGSSRFGPDKRYANFGAVGAAWIFSEEAWLKNQHYLSYGKLRASFGTSGSDNIGDYQYLDSYTVSSLAYNNITGLSPMRLFNPNYSWEKTNKLEAALELGFFQNRINFNLSWYRNRSGNQLVGYQLPSITGFTSVVANLDAVVQNQGWEIELSSEPIIGDKFKWSSSFNLSFPSNKLIAFPGIEGSTYSNNYIVGKSLNIVKLYQFEGIDPTTGLYTFTDFNKDGKISSPNDNKAVENIGVRFFGGWSNNLKFKNWNISFLFQFVKQKNRNYNYIMPLPGSMNNLPVELLDVWSSDNPSGQYMPYTSISKPAFTYFRASTATVSDASYIRLKNIQVAYNIPLESRFVNNVKIYFQGQNLLTFTKYFGIDPEFQFIGFAPPVRTYSFGTQFNF; from the coding sequence ATGGCATTTGGCCAGATGCGCAGCATCAGTGGCAGTGTGATGGATCGTGACAGGCCTTTATCGGGTGTTACGGTAAGACAAAAAGGAACGGAGCTAATTGCTGTAACCGACAAAGAAGGTAGGTTCCAAATAGAGGTTAATGGCAGTGATGCCGTACTGGAGTTTGAACATCCCGACTATGAGCAGGTAAGTGAGCGCATAGGACAGGAGAACCGCATTAAGGTGTTGCTGTCTAAAGCGATAAATAAGATAGAGGAAGTATTGATTAATGCGGGCTACTACACTGTAAAAGACAAAGAACGGACGGGTAGTATTGCTAAGGTCACCGCAAAGGACATCGAGAACCAACCTGTAACCAATGTGTTGTCGGCAATCCAAGGTCGCGCATCTGGCGTTAATATAGTCCAGAGTAGTGGTGTGCCAGGGAGTAATTTTGATGTTCAGATAAGGGGGCAAAATAGTTTGCGTACTTTGTCTAATAGTGGTATTAATGGTAGTGCTCCTTTGTATGTTGTAGATGGGGTGCCTTTAGGAAGCGATACCTCTACCTTATCGACAGCTTCTCTATTACCAACAAAAAGTATAAACCCGCTTAACACTATAAACCCCGATGATATAGCTTCGATAGAGATCCTTAAAGATGCCGATGCCACGGCTATATATGGCTCTAGGGGAGCAAATGGGGTGGTGCTAATAACGACAAAAAAAGGACGGTCGGGAAGCCCTAGATTGGTGGTAAATACGTCTTACGGTTTTAGTCAGTCGCTTTCTAATCTCAATATGATGAATACCGAGCAATACCTCAAGGTTCGGCGTAAAGCGTTTGCAAACGATGGCATTTCCACGTATCCCACCACAGCATACGATATTAATGGAATTTGGGATCCCAAGCGCTATACCGATTGGAAAAAAACACTCATAGGGCATACGGCAGATTATACAGATACCCGTTTTTCTTTAAGCGGAGGTAGCGAGCAGTTGACGTTTTTAGTAAGTGGTTCTAACAATGTACAACACACTGTTTTTGGCAAAGATTTTAAATATGTAGATAATAATATATCCAGTAGTTTGGCGTATAAATCTGCCGATGGTAAATTGGTGCTTAATCTAAGTAACCGCTATTCTAATCAGCAAAATAATATTCCACAATCTGATATTACAACTCAAGCTTATTTCTTATCACCTAATGCTCCAGCTTTATATCATCAAAATGGGAGTCTAAATTGGGAGAACAATACGTTTTCTAATCCTATTGCAGCTTACGAAGCTACATATTCATATAATAATCGTCAGTTTTTAAATAGTTTCAATGTTGGATATGAACCGGTTAAAAATCTTAAACTAAAACTTAATGGTGGATATAATTATACGGTTTTTCAAGAGTTATTGCTTAAGCCAAATACGATGTATAACCCATCTATAGCTTTAGGGCAATCCAGTGCCAATTCTTCGGCAAGTAAACGAAATCAAAATAAAAATTCTTTTATTGTAGAGCCTCAAGTTGAGTGGTTGTTTGCAAAAAATAATCACAAGGTAGATGTGTTAGTTGGGGGCTCTCTTCAAAAAGATTCAAACAGCCAAGGTTCAATTAGTGGGTTGGGTTTCGAGAGTAATGCATTTATTACAAATATAGGTGCTGCAACTACGAAAAATATTCAGGATCAGATAACAGTCGATTATAAATATGCAGCGGTGTTTAGCCGATTCAATTACCATTATAAGGATCGTTATTTTCTTAATGTTACAGCTCGTAGAGATGGTAGTAGTCGTTTTGGACCAGATAAGCGGTATGCTAATTTTGGTGCGGTTGGCGCTGCTTGGATTTTTTCTGAGGAGGCATGGCTGAAAAATCAACACTACTTATCTTATGGAAAACTAAGGGCTAGCTTTGGCACATCGGGTAGTGATAATATTGGCGATTATCAATATTTAGATTCTTATACGGTGTCGTCTTTGGCTTATAATAATATTACAGGGCTATCACCCATGCGTTTGTTTAATCCTAATTACAGTTGGGAGAAAACCAATAAACTGGAAGCTGCTTTGGAATTAGGCTTTTTCCAAAATCGTATTAATTTCAATTTATCATGGTATCGCAATCGATCTGGTAATCAGTTAGTAGGATATCAGTTGCCGTCCATTACAGGGTTTACAAGTGTAGTTGCTAATTTGGATGCTGTAGTACAAAATCAGGGTTGGGAAATAGAGCTTTCCTCAGAGCCAATTATTGGAGATAAATTTAAATGGAGTAGTAGTTTTAATTTAAGTTTTCCATCGAATAAGTTAATCGCTTTTCCAGGTATAGAAGGTTCTACTTACTCTAACAATTATATCGTTGGTAAGTCACTTAATATTGTTAAGCTTTATCAGTTCGAAGGTATCGATCCTACTACAGGTCTCTATACGTTTACAGATTTTAATAAGGATGGTAAGATTTCGTCTCCCAATGATAATAAGGCGGTAGAAAATATTGGGGTTCGGTTTTTTGGAGGATGGTCCAATAATCTAAAATTTAAAAATTGGAATATATCTTTTCTATTTCAGTTTGTAAAACAAAAGAATCGCAATTATAATTATATTATGCCTTTGCCTGGTAGTATGAATAATTTACCTGTAGAACTACTAGATGTTTGGTCGTCAGATAATCCATCGGGGCAATATATGCCCTATACAAGCATTAGTAAGCCTGCTTTTACTTATTTTAGAGCAAGTACCGCAACCGTATCAGACGCATCATATATTAGGCTAAAAAATATACAAGTTGCCTATAACATCCCTCTAGAAAGTAGATTTGTTAACAACGTTAAAATTTATTTCCAAGGGCAAAATCTACTCACTTTTACAAAGTATTTTGGGATAGATCCCGAGTTTCAATTCATAGGATTTGCTCCTCCAGTTCGTACTTATTCTTTCGGTACTCAGTTTAACTTTTAA
- a CDS encoding alpha/beta hydrolase family protein: MKNTFLLFLFLLSAKFGCQIVKDSSQSKASIYYDVKIIASSYNKQWLAYRPLYLLNNDTIVIKNTHSHTMPSLRFVGFKENSFFIQDKAILLCDQKRVRYQDLYSNLTVEYNSVKKVGGIASQGLYYILDDSNNLTVYNALSKRILVLSGVVDLIYNEENEQLFVHQNKAGNNQIAKLVGTRFVQLYSTTKEIVDWEYLSNADKLLITEIDADKKAVIVLCIYDKTFMRLPFGFGVDEDLMMSALANQSGLLLKKMIKNPKMEVAEVWYANKVNLTEFDKKHQQRVEYYIWRFASNDLKPVPINDFSLIMPSNNPDFLIAFNPINDNDKIDFYYDLDFSLFNIKTSCFHKIDNLRQSEMVMSLDGKFLVYRNKKNQWLVFNTHTFTTQVIDAFQAKNPVFNSNNNWLLLETDKAILKYDLVRNELSVFSSNVDNAQIVNRKKESLTSVSNYRIYNSTLISDSEILFEEKDNNSNLTSYSLWKNGILRPLILPTPNKISDFIYDKHFNRIVSVQENYNTSPYISLLDIKSKKEDIVFNKPSKYSIDRHVVNYLSVDNKPLKGVLYYPLGYDETKRYPMVVHIYERQFTKSNTYVYPGLGLRAPLGFDLYALLREGYFVFFPDVIPESIGAGLSALYCVNNALDAVKNIKTIDTNKIGLIGHSFGGYEVDFIATHSTRFAAYISGAGHSDIIKAYYSYNFNRAYAFQFESGIYNMPYPFHVNKQLYIKNNPIYYADKVTAPILLWSGKNDKNVPWEHSLSFFMALKRNNKKTIALFFPGKNHDLGNATIESQELYVKMLDWWAFFLKDEKDKAWIKKML, encoded by the coding sequence ATGAAAAATACTTTTCTTTTGTTCTTGTTTCTTTTATCGGCAAAATTTGGTTGTCAGATTGTTAAGGATTCTTCCCAGTCGAAAGCCTCTATTTATTATGATGTTAAAATAATAGCGTCCTCTTATAATAAGCAATGGTTGGCTTATAGACCATTGTATCTTCTTAATAATGATACTATTGTGATAAAAAATACTCATAGCCATACTATGCCTTCTTTACGATTTGTAGGTTTTAAGGAGAATAGTTTTTTTATTCAAGATAAGGCCATTCTTCTTTGTGATCAGAAGAGGGTAAGGTACCAAGATTTATATTCTAACCTGACTGTGGAATATAATTCGGTTAAAAAGGTCGGTGGTATCGCCAGTCAAGGCTTGTATTATATTTTGGATGACTCCAATAATTTGACTGTTTATAATGCTTTATCTAAACGGATTTTGGTGTTGTCGGGAGTTGTAGATCTCATTTACAATGAGGAAAATGAGCAACTTTTTGTTCATCAGAATAAGGCTGGGAATAATCAAATTGCTAAGCTTGTAGGGACTCGTTTTGTTCAATTGTACTCTACAACAAAAGAGATAGTGGATTGGGAGTATCTTAGTAACGCTGACAAATTACTCATTACAGAGATCGATGCTGATAAAAAGGCTGTTATTGTATTATGTATTTATGATAAAACATTTATGCGTTTGCCTTTTGGTTTTGGAGTGGATGAAGATTTAATGATGTCCGCATTAGCGAATCAATCGGGATTATTGCTAAAAAAAATGATTAAAAATCCTAAAATGGAGGTTGCTGAGGTGTGGTATGCCAATAAAGTTAATTTGACGGAGTTTGATAAAAAACATCAACAGAGGGTGGAGTATTATATTTGGAGGTTTGCCTCTAACGATTTAAAACCTGTTCCTATCAATGATTTTTCATTAATCATGCCTTCTAATAATCCTGATTTTCTAATTGCTTTTAATCCAATCAATGACAATGATAAAATAGATTTTTATTACGATTTAGATTTTAGTCTTTTTAATATCAAAACCTCTTGTTTTCATAAAATTGATAATTTGAGACAGTCTGAAATGGTTATGTCTTTAGATGGGAAATTTTTGGTTTATAGAAATAAGAAAAATCAGTGGCTTGTATTTAATACGCATACATTTACAACGCAAGTTATTGATGCTTTTCAAGCAAAGAATCCTGTGTTTAATAGCAATAATAACTGGCTTTTGTTAGAGACTGATAAAGCTATTTTAAAGTATGATTTAGTTAGAAACGAGTTGTCGGTTTTCAGTTCTAATGTAGATAATGCACAAATAGTTAATAGAAAAAAAGAAAGTCTAACAAGTGTTTCTAATTACAGGATTTATAATTCGACGCTTATTTCAGATTCTGAAATTCTTTTTGAAGAGAAAGATAATAATAGTAATTTAACATCTTATAGCTTATGGAAAAATGGGATTTTGCGTCCTCTTATTTTACCTACACCTAATAAGATTTCGGATTTTATATATGATAAACACTTTAATAGGATAGTATCAGTACAAGAAAATTATAATACCTCGCCTTATATTTCATTGCTTGATATCAAAAGTAAAAAAGAAGATATTGTTTTTAATAAACCGTCAAAATATTCCATTGATAGACATGTAGTAAATTATTTGAGTGTTGATAATAAACCACTGAAAGGCGTTTTGTATTATCCTTTAGGCTATGATGAAACAAAACGATATCCAATGGTAGTTCATATTTATGAGCGACAATTTACAAAGTCAAACACCTATGTGTATCCAGGTTTGGGGTTGAGAGCCCCCTTAGGCTTCGATTTGTATGCTTTGCTTAGAGAAGGTTATTTTGTTTTCTTTCCAGATGTTATTCCAGAGTCTATTGGTGCTGGTCTTTCGGCACTTTATTGTGTGAATAATGCTTTGGATGCTGTTAAGAATATTAAGACTATAGATACGAACAAAATTGGTCTTATTGGTCATTCATTTGGGGGTTACGAAGTCGATTTTATTGCAACGCATTCTACTCGTTTTGCAGCGTATATTTCGGGGGCAGGGCATAGCGATATTATTAAAGCTTACTATTCGTATAACTTCAATAGGGCATATGCTTTTCAATTCGAATCGGGTATCTATAATATGCCTTATCCCTTTCATGTAAATAAGCAATTGTATATCAAAAATAATCCTATTTATTATGCAGACAAGGTTACTGCTCCAATATTGTTGTGGTCGGGTAAAAATGATAAAAATGTGCCATGGGAACACAGCCTGTCGTTTTTTATGGCATTAAAAAGGAACAATAAAAAAACAATTGCTCTCTTTTTTCCAGGAAAGAATCACGATTTGGGAAATGCTACTATAGAGTCTCAGGAGCTTTATGTTAAGATGTTAGATTGGTGGGCTTTTTTTTTGAAAGATGAGAAAGATAAAGCTTGGATAAAAAAAATGCTTTAG
- a CDS encoding RagB/SusD family nutrient uptake outer membrane protein, with the protein MKILSIITIVILMILCSVLSCDKLVDVDVPQNQMDKSTVFENNQTAYAALSSLYADLQKNSPLAGDKIAPFLSVYTDDLISYSQNTPNSTYDLYTNLLIDTNDSVYTIWSAAWQQIYLANSILESLEKSTSLSQDVHDNIMGETLFIRSLVYFYLNQVYGDIPYITSTNYTINMSLSKRPETELLELIRLDFQKAASLLKDDYRNAERLYPNKKVVALMLAKVAILQKKWSVAEVFLNDVLNFSLYQPEKDIKKVFLKSGKHILWQLKPLKEGVPTPEGSLYYFNNAAPTLYSLSPDLVGQFTDMDLRKVNWITAVSSNSNTWYRSSKYKNLSANTDEYSIIFRIDEAYLLMAETLIRQGRSLEAIPFINVSRKRAGLAGLSGVYSSDNLMLELALEYRREFFVEQGHRFFDLKRLGLLSLLSANKPNWKSHNQLWPIPQRDILLNRNLNPQNDGY; encoded by the coding sequence ATGAAAATACTATCAATAATTACAATAGTTATTCTAATGATATTGTGTTCTGTGCTTTCGTGCGATAAATTAGTAGATGTAGATGTTCCACAAAATCAAATGGATAAATCTACAGTGTTCGAAAATAATCAAACGGCTTATGCTGCATTAAGTAGTCTATATGCCGATTTGCAAAAAAACTCACCTCTTGCAGGGGACAAAATAGCGCCATTTTTAAGCGTTTATACCGATGACCTTATATCGTATTCTCAAAATACCCCCAACTCTACTTATGATCTTTATACTAATTTGTTAATCGATACCAATGATTCGGTTTATACAATTTGGTCAGCTGCTTGGCAACAAATTTATTTAGCGAATTCTATTCTAGAGTCGCTAGAAAAATCAACCTCACTTAGCCAAGATGTACACGATAATATTATGGGCGAAACACTTTTTATTCGTTCTTTAGTTTATTTTTATTTAAATCAAGTTTATGGTGATATCCCTTATATTACGTCTACAAATTATACGATTAATATGTCGTTATCTAAACGACCTGAAACCGAATTATTAGAGCTTATTCGTTTAGATTTTCAAAAAGCGGCCTCATTGCTAAAAGATGATTACAGAAATGCCGAACGTCTTTATCCAAATAAAAAAGTGGTAGCGTTAATGTTGGCAAAAGTTGCTATACTTCAAAAAAAATGGTCTGTTGCGGAAGTTTTTTTGAACGATGTACTTAATTTTTCATTGTATCAACCAGAAAAAGATATTAAGAAAGTATTTCTCAAATCTGGGAAGCATATTTTATGGCAGTTAAAACCACTAAAAGAAGGTGTTCCAACACCAGAAGGGAGTCTCTATTATTTTAATAATGCAGCGCCTACCTTATATTCGTTATCGCCTGATCTTGTTGGTCAGTTTACAGATATGGATCTTAGAAAAGTAAACTGGATTACTGCAGTGTCTTCTAATTCTAATACATGGTACCGTTCGTCTAAGTATAAAAATTTGTCGGCAAATACAGATGAGTATTCTATTATTTTTAGGATAGATGAGGCTTATCTTCTAATGGCAGAAACGCTAATTCGGCAAGGCCGCAGCCTAGAGGCTATCCCTTTTATTAATGTATCTCGTAAAAGAGCTGGTTTAGCTGGATTGTCGGGCGTTTATTCCTCAGATAATCTGATGCTAGAATTAGCATTAGAATACCGTAGGGAGTTTTTTGTAGAACAAGGGCATCGGTTTTTTGATTTAAAGAGATTGGGGCTTTTAAGTCTTTTAAGTGCGAATAAGCCCAATTGGAAAAGTCATAACCAATTATGGCCTATTCCTCAACGTGATATATTGTTAAATCGAAATCTCAACCCTCAAAACGATGGTTACTAG